The Chitinophagales bacterium genome window below encodes:
- a CDS encoding OmpA family protein produces MKKIVAILIGALFISSFTFAQIDKEKALKPRVEQKLADLLYAQSHYYSASEYYKEVIRSKPEWRYPRYWLAMSTLKANDYENAVKYFKSFDQQRLPDKKKKIKRIEKENKEIYGLSDYYYGVALKHVGQYDDAIKRFQKFKSAYDLKDKDEWSKKALNEIKGAEWAIANPGTKKVKVKSLGDLINTGYEDAGPMPINDSTMYYTSLQENDLIFVNNRKDIPPYRLYQSTKVDGQWQKGKELPTVLQDKKFGTTNAALSEDGNRLYFCKCYNNEIDEIICNMFLSEKTKGGKWGEAVKLNESINNPKYTSTQPTVRSSGDDMEIVYFVSDREGGVGGMDIWYFIRTAKGDFKGPKLLKGGINTVGDELTPFYDNSNEKFYFSSNGHPSIGGFDIFASTENEELGWTEPENVGIPINSTADDLYYRRESGKTSGYLVSNRDGTTKIDNKYRGDDIYSFEDFKYGLEGFVFKDEGKGEETVENAIVRLYKLDENGEDVLVEELTDVNEQYFFKLKPDQDYKVEVVKPGYSSNYEYITTKNIPYEDTLNQNLLVNKTNVIAFGSLYADNDTLKKNKLDDAILVLNAINPDGSKTTLTTKKMPAGTFDYKFDLEIGKKYEIDVTKDGYFKGVIPINTAGVNSDKMQADGVLSKIEVGKSYELENILYDFGKATLRSESKVVLDDLVTILRDNPSIIIELASHTDAIGSDEANLKLSQARAQSCVDYLIEKGISKSRLSAKGYGEAKPIAPNEKPDGSDNPEGRQKNRRTEFSVIDSF; encoded by the coding sequence ATGAAAAAAATTGTAGCAATACTTATTGGTGCTTTGTTTATAAGTTCTTTTACTTTTGCCCAAATAGATAAAGAAAAAGCATTAAAGCCACGAGTTGAACAAAAGTTGGCGGATTTACTATATGCTCAAAGCCATTATTATTCGGCATCGGAGTATTACAAAGAAGTTATTAGGTCAAAACCAGAGTGGCGTTATCCAAGATATTGGTTAGCTATGTCAACATTAAAAGCTAATGACTATGAAAACGCAGTTAAATACTTTAAAAGTTTTGACCAGCAAAGATTACCCGATAAAAAGAAAAAAATTAAACGAATAGAAAAGGAAAATAAGGAAATTTATGGATTATCTGACTATTACTATGGTGTGGCTTTAAAACACGTAGGGCAGTATGACGATGCCATAAAAAGATTTCAAAAGTTTAAATCTGCTTACGATTTAAAAGATAAAGATGAGTGGTCTAAAAAAGCATTAAATGAAATAAAAGGAGCAGAATGGGCTATTGCTAATCCAGGTACTAAAAAAGTAAAAGTTAAATCTTTGGGCGATTTAATAAATACAGGCTATGAAGATGCAGGACCAATGCCCATTAATGATTCTACAATGTACTATACTTCATTGCAAGAAAATGATTTAATATTTGTAAATAATAGAAAAGATATTCCTCCTTATAGATTATATCAATCTACTAAAGTAGATGGACAATGGCAAAAAGGAAAAGAACTGCCTACTGTTTTGCAGGATAAAAAATTTGGGACAACTAATGCCGCTTTATCAGAAGATGGCAATAGACTTTATTTCTGCAAATGTTATAATAATGAGATTGATGAAATAATATGTAACATGTTTTTATCGGAAAAAACAAAAGGTGGCAAATGGGGCGAAGCTGTTAAATTGAACGAATCTATAAATAATCCAAAATATACAAGTACACAGCCTACAGTAAGATCTTCTGGCGATGATATGGAGATAGTTTACTTTGTGAGCGATAGAGAAGGTGGTGTAGGCGGAATGGATATTTGGTATTTTATAAGAACCGCCAAAGGAGATTTTAAAGGTCCCAAATTGCTTAAAGGTGGAATTAACACAGTAGGTGATGAACTTACACCTTTTTATGACAACTCTAATGAGAAATTTTATTTTAGTAGTAATGGACATCCTTCTATAGGCGGGTTTGATATTTTTGCCAGTACAGAAAACGAAGAATTAGGCTGGACAGAGCCCGAAAATGTTGGTATTCCAATTAACTCTACTGCCGATGATTTATATTATAGAAGAGAAAGTGGAAAAACCAGCGGATATTTAGTGTCAAACAGAGATGGAACTACTAAAATAGACAATAAATATAGAGGAGATGATATTTACTCTTTTGAAGATTTTAAATACGGCTTAGAAGGTTTTGTATTTAAAGATGAAGGAAAAGGAGAAGAAACCGTAGAAAATGCCATTGTGAGATTATACAAACTTGATGAAAATGGAGAAGATGTACTGGTAGAAGAATTAACGGATGTTAATGAACAATACTTTTTTAAATTAAAACCAGACCAAGATTATAAAGTAGAAGTGGTAAAACCTGGGTATTCAAGTAACTATGAATATATTACTACCAAAAATATTCCTTATGAGGATACATTGAACCAAAATTTATTAGTTAACAAAACAAACGTTATAGCTTTTGGTAGTTTGTATGCAGATAATGATACACTAAAAAAGAATAAACTTGATGATGCTATATTGGTATTAAATGCTATAAATCCAGATGGTTCAAAAACTACTTTAACTACTAAAAAAATGCCGGCAGGTACATTTGATTATAAATTTGACTTAGAAATAGGTAAAAAGTATGAAATAGATGTAACAAAAGACGGCTATTTTAAAGGAGTAATACCTATAAATACAGCAGGAGTAAACTCTGATAAAATGCAAGCCGATGGCGTTTTATCAAAAATAGAAGTAGGGAAATCTTATGAGTTAGAAAATATTTTGTACGATTTTGGTAAAGCAACGTTACGTTCAGAATCTAAAGTTGTTTTAGATGATTTAGTAACTATTTTAAGAGATAATCCTTCAATTATTATAGAGTTAGCTTCGCATACTGATGCCATAGGCTCTGATGAAGCAAATTTAAAATTATCGCAGGCAAGAGCTCAAAGCTGCGTAGATTATTTAATAGAAAAGGGAATATCTAAATCAAGACTTTCTGCTAAAGGATATGGCGAAGCCAAACCAATAGCTCCAAATGAAAAACCTGACGGTAGCGATAACCCGGAAGGAAGACAGAAAAACAGAAGAACAGAGTTTAGTGTTATAGATAGTTTTTAG
- the nadB gene encoding L-aspartate oxidase, which yields METNYLIIGSGIAGLTLSLKLAEKFPERTITVVTKANEDESNTKYAQGGIAVVTDKTKDSYKKHIEDTLIAGDDLCDRDIVEMVVKDGNKRLDELLTWGTHFDKNYNGDFNLGKEGGHSENRILHHKDITGYEIERTLLKQVHLSPNISILTHHFAVDLISSKNAKKSSCFGAYILDQKTGNIITVKADNTVLATGGIGQVYGHTTNPIIATGDGIAMAFRINAKISDMEFVQFHPTAFYDKNNKTAFLISEAVRGFGAYLRNKNGERFMLNYDKRAELASRDIVSQSIYNELKNSGDSCVYIDCTHLNISQFKSHFPNIYSKCLSENIDIEKDWIPVVPVAHYICGGIDVNKFGESSIKNLYACGECSRTGLHGANRLASNSLLEAIVFAHNIFLSLSNKKESNSAIEIINLTNNNTELLSNDIVDNYKEKLQSLMRNKVGIIRNNKDLQTAAKDVNQLSEEVEQLYKKHKTTLPLCELRNMINVAFLIINQSIKRKVNKGGFYNLDNIKEKKLH from the coding sequence ATGGAAACAAATTATTTAATAATAGGCTCTGGTATTGCAGGGCTAACGCTTTCTTTAAAACTGGCAGAAAAATTTCCTGAACGAACAATAACGGTAGTTACCAAAGCCAATGAAGATGAATCTAACACTAAATATGCTCAAGGTGGCATTGCTGTAGTAACCGATAAAACTAAAGATTCTTACAAAAAACATATAGAAGATACCTTAATTGCCGGAGATGATTTATGCGATAGAGATATTGTAGAAATGGTAGTTAAAGATGGTAATAAAAGATTAGATGAATTGCTAACTTGGGGTACTCATTTTGATAAAAATTATAATGGCGATTTCAACTTAGGAAAAGAAGGCGGTCATTCGGAAAACAGAATTTTACACCACAAGGATATAACCGGTTATGAAATTGAAAGAACATTACTAAAACAAGTACATCTATCTCCTAATATTTCTATACTGACACATCATTTTGCCGTAGATTTAATAAGTAGTAAAAATGCTAAAAAATCTTCTTGCTTTGGTGCATATATTTTAGACCAAAAAACGGGAAATATTATTACTGTTAAAGCAGACAATACCGTATTAGCTACGGGTGGAATAGGGCAAGTGTATGGACATACCACTAACCCAATAATAGCAACAGGAGATGGTATAGCCATGGCTTTTCGTATTAATGCCAAAATTTCTGATATGGAATTTGTACAATTTCACCCTACGGCATTTTACGATAAAAATAATAAAACGGCTTTCCTAATTTCAGAGGCAGTAAGAGGATTTGGAGCTTATTTAAGAAATAAAAATGGCGAAAGATTTATGCTTAACTATGATAAAAGAGCAGAATTAGCTTCAAGAGATATTGTTTCGCAAAGTATATACAACGAACTTAAAAATTCTGGAGATTCCTGTGTTTATATAGATTGCACTCATCTTAATATTAGTCAATTCAAATCTCATTTCCCTAACATTTACTCAAAATGCTTAAGCGAAAATATTGATATTGAAAAAGATTGGATTCCTGTGGTTCCTGTTGCTCATTATATATGCGGAGGAATAGATGTAAATAAATTTGGCGAAAGCTCTATTAAAAATTTATACGCCTGTGGTGAGTGTAGCAGAACAGGATTGCACGGGGCTAACAGATTAGCTTCCAATTCATTGTTAGAAGCTATTGTTTTTGCTCATAATATTTTTTTAAGTCTTAGCAATAAAAAAGAAAGTAATTCTGCCATTGAAATTATAAATTTAACGAACAACAATACTGAATTACTATCAAATGACATTGTAGATAATTACAAAGAAAAACTTCAATCTTTAATGAGAAATAAAGTAGGTATTATTAGAAACAATAAAGATTTACAAACTGCCGCTAAAGATGTAAATCAACTATCTGAAGAAGTTGAGCAACTATATAAGAAACATAAAACAACACTTCCACTTTGCGAATTAAGAAATATGATAAACGTTGCTTTTCTAATTATAAATCAATCAATTAAAAGAAAAGTAAACAAAGGTGGATTCTATAATTTAGACAATATTAAGGAGAAAAAACTCCACTAA
- a CDS encoding PorP/SprF family type IX secretion system membrane protein, translating to MKKNYLFLAFFSLAIFGLKAQDVHFSQYYTFAQALNPALTGNFDGSYRVAVIYRNQWSSFLNKNAFVTPGAAVDLPLFEGQLKHDKLGLGIMFYNDRIGEASLTTNNVALSLAYHKGLGKQGNHRISLGAQVAFVQRGMDRDSYVFYDQFDVISHSGMGTSQEFDVNSFDRGSFFYFDYNFGLYWKSKFTKRFGMQGGFAVSHMSQPKQWFISENNNIYLHRKYQGDLGLQIFLDKNLKLALEPDVLYQKQGEAQMILAGGALGYYFNSGFRNKTSIHVGSRYRISPVNGDAVVVLTQVEFRNFRVGGSYDVNLSNLKNSSNLKGAFEVSLTYTGESIRSFKANKSLPARRF from the coding sequence ATGAAAAAAAATTACCTTTTTTTAGCATTTTTTTCCCTTGCAATTTTTGGACTAAAAGCTCAAGATGTACACTTTTCGCAGTATTATACTTTTGCACAAGCCTTAAACCCTGCATTAACCGGAAATTTTGATGGCTCATATAGAGTAGCTGTCATTTATAGAAACCAATGGAGCTCATTTTTAAATAAAAATGCGTTTGTTACGCCAGGTGCTGCTGTTGATTTACCTTTGTTTGAAGGGCAATTAAAACACGATAAACTCGGTTTGGGTATAATGTTTTATAATGATAGAATAGGAGAAGCTTCGTTAACTACCAATAATGTAGCATTATCATTAGCTTATCATAAAGGATTGGGAAAGCAAGGAAATCATAGAATATCATTGGGTGCTCAGGTGGCTTTTGTGCAAAGAGGAATGGATAGAGATAGTTATGTTTTTTATGATCAATTTGATGTTATTAGCCATAGCGGAATGGGAACAAGTCAAGAATTTGATGTAAATTCTTTTGACAGAGGTTCTTTCTTTTATTTTGATTATAATTTTGGATTATACTGGAAATCTAAATTTACTAAACGATTTGGTATGCAAGGTGGATTTGCAGTTTCTCACATGAGTCAGCCAAAACAATGGTTTATTTCAGAAAACAATAACATATATTTACATAGAAAATATCAGGGAGATTTAGGTTTACAAATATTTTTAGATAAAAATTTAAAATTAGCTTTAGAGCCGGATGTGTTATATCAAAAACAAGGCGAAGCCCAAATGATATTAGCAGGAGGTGCTTTGGGGTATTACTTTAACTCTGGATTTAGAAACAAAACAAGTATTCATGTAGGTTCAAGATATAGAATAAGTCCTGTAAATGGAGATGCTGTGGTAGTATTAACACAAGTAGAATTTAGAAACTTTAGAGTAGGAGGTTCTTATGATGTTAATTTATCTAATTTGAAAAATTCATCAAACTTAAAAGGAGCATTTGAAGTATCATTAACCTACACAGGCGAAAGTATAAGAAGCTTTAAAGCTAATAAGTCATTACCGGCACGTAGATTCTAA
- a CDS encoding outer membrane beta-barrel protein, producing MNTLKKSIVLLLFSVLCFSQLLAQDSLATKKKQRDIPLRSQGGYFSLGVRSTISSFSHGNMKGVGIGAGGHFRLQLIDRLNTEWFADVFSNNIDNKAHRFDYHIGWSVMFYLLNPNEFNRKFTPYIMAGHCFDLSVVKINGENGQKASRFSSAVQAGVGCSYNINPKFDITLSTQYMLHLGEELDVHEHSDGSMFIESHKHAGWEGHLLVSLSVNYKIVKLWKRERKQM from the coding sequence ATGAATACGCTAAAAAAAAGTATAGTATTACTCTTGTTTTCGGTTTTGTGCTTTAGTCAACTTTTAGCACAAGATTCTCTTGCCACCAAGAAAAAGCAAAGAGATATACCCCTGCGTTCTCAAGGTGGATATTTTTCATTAGGTGTTAGAAGTACCATTAGTAGTTTTTCTCATGGGAATATGAAAGGTGTGGGCATAGGTGCAGGAGGGCATTTTAGACTACAACTTATAGATAGACTAAATACCGAATGGTTTGCCGATGTTTTTTCTAATAATATTGACAATAAAGCACATCGTTTTGATTATCACATAGGGTGGAGTGTTATGTTTTATTTATTGAATCCCAACGAGTTTAATAGAAAATTTACGCCTTATATTATGGCAGGTCATTGTTTTGATTTGTCGGTAGTGAAAATAAATGGCGAAAATGGACAAAAGGCTTCTCGATTTAGTTCGGCAGTGCAAGCAGGAGTGGGATGTAGTTATAATATTAATCCAAAATTTGACATTACACTTTCTACCCAATATATGCTTCATTTAGGTGAAGAACTGGATGTACACGAACATTCAGACGGAAGTATGTTTATTGAATCGCACAAGCATGCGGGCTGGGAAGGTCATCTGCTAGTAAGTTTAAGTGTTAATTATAAAATAGTAAAGCTATGGAAACGAGAGAGAAAACAAATGTAA